In one window of Eleutherodactylus coqui strain aEleCoq1 chromosome 10, aEleCoq1.hap1, whole genome shotgun sequence DNA:
- the WDR45 gene encoding WD repeat domain phosphoinositide-interacting protein 4 — protein sequence MSQQRGVNGLRFNQDQSCFCCAMETGVRIFNIEPLMEKGHLDVEQVGSVGQVEMLHRCNLLALVGGGSNPKFSDISVLIWDDSRDGKDKLVLEFTFTKPVLSVRLRTDKIVIVVKNRIYVYSFPDNPTKLFEFDTRDNPKGLCDLCPSMEKQLLIFPGHKCGSLQLVDLCNAKPSSSSAPFTINAHQSELGCLAVNQQGTLVASASRKGTLIRLFDTQTREQLVELRRGTDPATLYCINFSHDSSFLCSSSDKGTVHIFALKDTKLNRRSALARVGKVGPMIGQYVDSQWSLASFTVPAESACICAFGKNTSKNVNSVIAVCVDGTFHKYVFTPEGNCNREAFDVYLDICDDDIF from the exons ATGTCCCAGCAGCGCGGTGTCAATGGGCTCCGGTTCAACCAAGATCAGA GCTGCTTCTGTTGTGCGATGGAGACCGGAGTGAGAATCTTTAACATTGAGCCTCTGATGGAGAAAGGACACCTGG ACGTGGAGCAGGTGGGCAGCGTCGGGCAGGTTGAAATGCTGCACAGATGTAATCTGCTGGCACTGGTGGGTGGTGGGAGTAATCCCAAATTCTCAGATATCTCAG TGCTGATCTGGGACGACTCGCGGGACGGGAAAGACAAGCTGGTGCTGGAGTTCACGTTTACGAAACCCGTGCTGAGTGTGCGACTGCGAACGGACAA GATTGTCATCGTAGTGAAAAACCGGATTTATGTCTACTCCTTTCCAGATAACCCAACTAAACTCTTTGAGTTTGATACAAGAGACAACCCTAAAG GCCTGTGCGATCTCTGCCCCAGCATGGAGAAACAGTTGTTAATCTTTCCAGGCCACAAATGTGGCAGCTTACAGCTGGTG GATCTGTGTAATGCCAAGCCCAGTAGCTCATCCGCCCCATTCACGATAAACGCCCATCAAAGTGAACTAGGCTGCTTAGCAGTCAATCAGCAGGGCACCCTGGTGGCTTCAGCCTCACGTAAAGGAACCCTAATACGACTATTTGACACCCAGACTCGGGAGCAGCTAGTGGAACTACGGCGTGGTACAGACCCAGCCACACTCTACTG TATCAATTTCAGCCACGACAGCTCCTTTCTGTGTAGCTCCAGTGATAAAGGAACGGTGCACATCTTTGCTCTGAAGGACACCAAGCTGAATCGTCGTTCTGC GTTGGCACGGGTTGGTAAAGTTGGCCCCATGATCGGTCAGTACGTGGATTCACAGTGGAGTTTGGCCAGTTTCACGGTGCCCGCAGAGTCCGCCTGTATCTGTGCTTTTGGCAAGAACACTTCTAAGAATGTCAATTCTGTAATAG CCGTCTGTGTGGATGGAACGTTTCATAAGTACGTCTTCACTCCGGAAGGGAACTGTAACCGCGAGGCCTTTGATGTATATCTGGACATTTGTGATGATGACATTTTTTGA